A single region of the Candidatus Zixiibacteriota bacterium genome encodes:
- the rpsU gene encoding 30S ribosomal protein S21, whose product MTGVRVRDDESFEKALRRFNKFCEKTGILSDIKKHQHFEKPSERRKRKLNAARRKNRKFNSEG is encoded by the coding sequence ATGACCGGTGTAAGGGTTCGCGACGATGAGTCTTTTGAAAAAGCCCTGCGCCGCTTCAACAAGTTTTGCGAAAAAACTGGCATTCTTTCTGATATAAAGAAGCATCAGCATTTCGAAAAGCCTTCTGAGCGGCGTAAGAGAAAGCTGAATGCCGCCCGTAGGAAAAATCGCAAATTCAATTCGGAGGGCTAA